In Streptomyces nodosus, one DNA window encodes the following:
- a CDS encoding (Fe-S)-binding protein yields MRVALFLTCVNDTLFPDTGRAVVKLLTRLGVDVDFPMAQTCCGQAHYNTGYRHQAEPLARRFSEVFREYEAVVTPSGSCGAMVRDLYPRLGERARTEGRGDILATTVAPVVPKTYELTEFLVDVLGVTDVGAYYPHRVTYHPTCHGLRVLGLGDRPTRLLRAVGGLELVELPGAEECCGFGGTFAVKNPDVSAAMGTDKVRNAESTGAEVLCAADNSCLMHIGGTMSRLGVGMRPVHIAEILASTEKEPLVV; encoded by the coding sequence ATGCGTGTCGCTCTTTTTCTGACCTGCGTCAACGACACGCTCTTTCCGGACACCGGGCGCGCCGTGGTGAAGCTGCTGACCAGGCTGGGCGTCGACGTCGACTTCCCGATGGCGCAGACCTGTTGCGGCCAGGCCCACTACAACACCGGGTACCGGCATCAGGCCGAGCCGCTCGCCAGAAGGTTCTCCGAGGTGTTCCGGGAGTACGAGGCCGTCGTGACGCCGTCCGGGTCGTGCGGGGCGATGGTGCGGGACCTGTACCCCCGGCTGGGTGAGCGGGCACGGACGGAGGGCCGCGGGGACATTCTCGCGACCACCGTGGCGCCGGTGGTCCCGAAGACGTACGAGCTCACCGAGTTCCTGGTGGATGTGCTGGGGGTGACGGACGTGGGCGCGTACTACCCGCATCGGGTGACCTATCACCCGACCTGCCACGGGCTGCGGGTGCTGGGCCTCGGCGACCGGCCCACCCGGCTGCTGCGGGCGGTCGGGGGGCTGGAGTTGGTGGAGCTGCCGGGTGCCGAGGAGTGCTGCGGCTTCGGTGGCACCTTCGCCGTGAAGAACCCCGATGTCTCGGCGGCGATGGGCACCGACAAGGTGCGCAACGCCGAGTCGACGGGCGCCGAGGTGCTGTGCGCGGCCGACAACTCCTGTCTGATGCACATCGGCGGGACCATGAGCCGGCTGGGCGTCGGGATGCGGCCCGTCCACATCGCGGAGATCCTGGCGAGCACGGAGAAGGAGCCGCTGGTGGTATGA
- a CDS encoding lactate utilization protein B: MSGTFVGMPAFPEAAHRAVGDRTLRGNLRHATHTIRAKRAGAVAELSDWAALREAGRQIKDHALRHLERCLVQLEDAVTAAGGVVHWAADAEEANRIVTGLVKATGESEVVKVKSMATQEIGLNEALEAAGIRAYETDLAELIVQLGKDRPSHILVPAIHRNRGEIRDIFRSEMGAWGRPAPEGLTDEPAELAEASRLHLREKFLRAKVGISGANFMVAETGTLVVVESEGNGRMCLTLPETLISVVGIEKIVPTWQDLEVFLQTLPRSSTAERMNPYTSMWTGTTDGDGPDTFHLVLLDNGRTDTLADPVGRQALRCIRCSACLNVCPVYERAGGHAYGSVYPGPIGAVLTPQLRGVQSPIDASLPYASSLCGACYEVCPVAIDIPEVLVHLRERVVQGGPVTRDGAKVILKPAKGHAAERAAMRAARWVLGHPGALRTGQRLASRARRYRPRTLPGPGRAWTASRDLPALPTEPFRDWWQRTHGEDHRPAGTEGNAG; the protein is encoded by the coding sequence ATGAGCGGGACGTTCGTGGGGATGCCCGCGTTCCCGGAGGCCGCGCACCGGGCGGTCGGCGACCGGACCCTGCGCGGGAATCTGCGGCACGCCACCCACACCATCCGCGCCAAGCGCGCCGGGGCGGTCGCGGAGCTGTCCGACTGGGCGGCGCTGCGGGAGGCGGGGCGGCAGATCAAGGACCATGCGCTGCGTCATCTGGAGCGCTGTCTGGTGCAGTTGGAGGACGCGGTCACGGCGGCGGGCGGGGTCGTCCACTGGGCCGCCGACGCCGAGGAGGCCAACCGGATCGTGACCGGTCTGGTCAAGGCGACCGGGGAGTCCGAGGTCGTCAAGGTCAAGTCGATGGCCACCCAGGAGATCGGCCTCAACGAGGCCCTGGAGGCCGCGGGCATCCGCGCCTATGAGACCGATCTCGCCGAGCTGATCGTGCAGTTGGGCAAGGACCGGCCCTCCCACATCCTGGTGCCCGCGATCCATCGCAACCGCGGGGAGATCCGGGACATCTTCCGCTCCGAGATGGGTGCGTGGGGCCGCCCGGCGCCCGAAGGCCTGACCGACGAGCCCGCCGAACTCGCCGAGGCATCCCGGCTCCATCTGCGGGAGAAGTTCCTGCGCGCCAAGGTCGGGATCTCCGGCGCCAACTTCATGGTCGCCGAGACCGGCACCCTGGTGGTGGTCGAGTCGGAGGGCAACGGGCGGATGTGTCTGACCTTGCCCGAGACCCTGATCTCGGTCGTCGGCATCGAGAAGATCGTGCCGACCTGGCAGGACCTGGAGGTGTTCCTGCAGACCCTCCCACGCTCCTCGACCGCCGAGCGCATGAACCCGTACACCAGCATGTGGACGGGCACCACCGACGGGGACGGCCCGGACACCTTCCATCTGGTCCTGCTGGACAACGGCCGCACCGACACCCTCGCCGACCCGGTGGGCCGCCAGGCCCTGCGCTGCATCCGCTGCTCTGCCTGTCTGAACGTCTGCCCCGTCTACGAGCGGGCCGGCGGGCACGCCTACGGCTCGGTCTACCCCGGCCCGATCGGCGCCGTCCTCACCCCTCAGCTCCGCGGCGTCCAGAGCCCGATCGACGCCTCGCTGCCGTACGCCTCCTCGCTGTGCGGGGCCTGCTACGAGGTGTGTCCGGTGGCCATCGACATTCCCGAGGTGCTGGTGCATCTGCGGGAGCGGGTGGTGCAGGGCGGACCCGTGACACGGGACGGCGCCAAGGTGATCCTGAAGCCGGCGAAGGGGCATGCCGCCGAGCGTGCGGCGATGCGGGCGGCCCGCTGGGTCCTCGGCCACCCGGGCGCGCTGCGCACCGGCCAGCGGCTGGCGTCCCGGGCGCGCCGCTACCGTCCCCGGACGCTCCCCGGGCCCGGCCGGGCGTGGACCGCGAGCCGGGATCTGCCCGCGCTGCCCACGGAACCCTTCCGCGACTGGTGGCAGCGCACCCATGGCGAAGACCACCGCCCGGCCGGAACCGAAGGGAACGCGGGATGA
- a CDS encoding LutC/YkgG family protein has product MSSRDLILGRVRRALADVRDDTPYEQAVGRDYLLRHGRLSAGETVDLLARNLADYRAIVHRTDVRELPGTIGRLLGAHGSRNVLVPPGLPPQWMPASGPARVQDRAESTPYDLDEVDSVVTGCAVAIAETGTLVLDGSPDQGRRRVTLVPDHHICVVRVPGQVVSSVPEALSRLVPARPLTWISGPSATSDIELDRVEGVHGPRTLEVVLVSEE; this is encoded by the coding sequence ATGAGCAGCAGGGACCTGATCCTGGGCCGGGTGCGGCGCGCGCTCGCGGACGTACGGGACGACACCCCGTACGAGCAGGCCGTGGGCCGGGACTATCTGCTGCGGCACGGCCGGCTCTCCGCCGGGGAGACGGTGGATCTGCTCGCCCGGAACCTGGCGGACTACCGGGCGATCGTGCACCGTACGGACGTCCGGGAGCTGCCCGGCACCATCGGCCGGCTGCTCGGCGCGCACGGGTCCCGGAACGTACTGGTGCCCCCGGGACTCCCGCCGCAGTGGATGCCGGCCTCCGGCCCCGCCCGTGTCCAGGACCGGGCCGAGAGCACCCCCTACGACCTGGACGAGGTCGACAGCGTGGTCACCGGCTGTGCGGTCGCGATCGCCGAGACCGGCACCCTGGTGCTGGACGGCTCGCCGGACCAGGGCCGCCGCCGTGTCACGCTCGTCCCCGACCATCACATCTGCGTGGTGCGGGTCCCCGGGCAGGTGGTGTCCTCGGTGCCCGAGGCCCTCTCCCGGCTCGTCCCGGCACGCCCCCTGACCTGGATCTCCGGACCGTCCGCGACCAGCGACATCGAACTGGACCGGGTCGAGGGGGTGCACGGTCCCCGCACCCTGGAGGTGGTGCTGGTGAGCGAGGAGTGA